GAGGAGCAGCCACCAGTACCAATTTCTTCAAAGCTATCATAATCAGTGCCCGAAAAACTAACATGCTTATCTTTGGGGGGTTTTAATATAGACTTCTGAGAATAAAATCTTTTTTGATCCGGTGTGTGTACTCTTTTATATTTATCACGTATTCTAGACCAATTATAAACTTTATTTGATTCATAATCATTTTTATCTCGCTTAAATTTATTGGTTTTAAAGTCCATTAGTTCTTTTTCTGTCCTCTCtattttcttattcaaatttTCAGTAAATTTCAAAAATTCAGGTTGTTCAATAGAACctgaatattctttttttattttagaaattttatttcataaaagaTCATATGTTTGACGTTTTTTATCAATGAGAAGTGCCATTAAGTGTAGAGAACAGTCAGACAATATCTTATTCCATTGATCCATAAATTCATCATCATTAGTTAGAAATGTAGGATATTAGCCTAGGTTCCCTCACTGCCTGAATCCTTGTTCTTGTTGATTTCCCAgctctgacttctgcctgttccaCAGCTCGACTACCACCTACTTCATGGATTTGCTCTTGGTTGCCCCTTACCTGATCCTCACCTACTGAAAGACTTTgtgttattttgccttttgttaCCTAATTACTGGTCAGTATTGGCTTGGCTTTACTTTCATCTTCTGTCATTACATTAAATCTATTTGCTCACTATCATAGGCTTCTGCCTTTTCATCAAGCcttggttacacagcacataggctccaacCCATCAACCATCCACAAGGTTAGTTCCTGACAGGCTGATATGGAGAGATGAGAAAAATGAATTAGTCTTGGGAGAGAGCTGATGTGGAGAGAAAGATGAATGAGTCGAGCAGCAGCATTTTTCAAAAAGTAAGATATACGAACACCTGCAATAAGTTGCAGTTGTCAAGGTGGGGAACAATAAGTGACTGAATAAGGGTTTTAATTACTGTCATATTTGGGTAATGTTGCACATAGATGAAAGCAACTGAATTTGGTGTGTTGCACCAAAACAGAATTATTATGTGCTAAATGTCTGATCTAATGGTATTCTGAGTCTAAGGTGGTCTATTTAACCCTtgaagaaatgagcaaggtcttgaaTACTTACAGTAATGGGTGGAGGTTTAGATGGGGGGCACAGTATGGAGTGGCAAACAGCTGTTGTGGTTTAGAGAATAGACTGGAGATTTAAGACAAAAAGTGCAGATGTTTAGTAATTGATAGAGCTTGATTGTAGGAGAAGGAGAGCATGAACTTGAAGTCAGGATCAATTTGTGATTTTCTGCACTGGTGTTCAGCTGATCCATTACTCTTCTGATGTATCAAGTTGAGCTAGTGTGTCAAGGCTGGGTGACTGTGACAGGTGGTGGAAGGAGCAAGGGTATCAAGAGCAAATTAAAGTGCATCATTTCATTTCCATATTCAGATAATAGAGGTTGTTAATATGAGATCTGCTGTGCTGCTACTGCTAATAGTTGTGGGTCAAATGTGTTAAGATTTCTGTATGTGTGAGAGCAGTAGAAAGTTTTATCTGAAAGGAAAGTAGTGATGGACATAAAGGGGGAAAAAGAGAGCGCAAATGGCAaaatataagatcaagagcatgaccctcacTGTGAGTAGGCAAGTCAGTCCACTGAGGGAGACCAAATGAAATTGTAAGTGATAGGAGTTTTGAGTTATCTGGAGAAGCACAGTTGTCAATTGGAATGTTGACGTCACCTTTAATGAGTGTTGGTGGGTCACAGCAGAGACACAGCACAGTGTGAGAGCCATGCAGCAAAGTGATCCATAAAAGTAGAATAGGGACCATAGGGATGAAATATGACTGCAACAAAGAGAGCAATGGGTGAAGGTAGAGAAGTTGGAGTGGTTAGAGTTTGAAACCTACATTCATGGGAGAaaagcaaatttgcaaattttttggcgaaacaccccaaattcacccatcactaacggcaaaaaattcgggaaactgcgtccattttttttacgccggcgaattttcgctgccgtTTCGCGAGCCGcaggaattcgccgcgaatttgcgcctggcgaataagttcgcccatcactaattgtgccATGTATTTCTGCTTCCTGTTGCACAAACTTGAAATGGGTGATACATTTATTATGCTCTTCTGCTTTgtaaaatgaaagtaaatgaatgtaaagtttgAGCACTGCTCTACTTTTTGTCTTTCTGCCCATCTTGAGGCTTTTTAGGGACCTTTTAGTTTTGTGGGTTATGAATCATTGGTGTTTTTCTAGTTTGCTATTTTTAGGCTAGTGGCCAATAAAAGCTTAAGGAAAGTGCCACCATCTTGGTTGCATTTTGGTTCTACATAAACAAATAGAAATGTAGATAATGTTGGATAATAACTTTGCTTAATCAATCCTCAGTAGGCTCTGTAAATTGATTTCTCTGCAGGCTTGAACATCTTTAAATAGTTCAGTTATAGCTCTGGTCTTTGAAACGATTTGAACTTGCAGAGAGAACGAACAAACAAACCTGTTGCCTTAGTTCAGTTCACTCTCTGACAATCTGGACTTATATGTCATTAATGTACAGGTGAAGTATTTTCAGCTTTTTTGTCCTGACGGTGCCAGGAGTTTTTACGTCTGTGACTTTTCCTTGAAGAACTATAATCATGACAACTCCAGTATTGAAGGTGCACTAAAGTGGGGCAATTAGTAGAGGAAAAGAGGCAGCAGGGGCAGCAAGTGGACTGTGAGGAGTCTTAGCCAAGTATGTGGGGTGGAATTTGACTGAGCAGAACGTAGAGCGAGAGTGGTTTAATTATGTGGGGGCTTGAGTAGGGTTGAGTCATATAGTTGCCTTGGGCAGAAATACTGTGTGGAAAGATGGTCGGAGAGGTATTGCAAATTACTAAGCACTTCAGCTTTGTTTTGCAGGTTGCTTAGAGTGCAGAAGATCCACCACACATATAATAAACACAGAAAGCAAATCCCAAAACTAAATAATATTTATCTGTGTTTGTTAATGTGTTTATTATGCGTGAGGCGGATCTTCTGCACTCTATGTAATGGTTTGATCTTGAATTAGATGTAGGGAATACTTTATATGTGAATTAACACTTGTGTAAATGTTTATTGACAATAAAAGTATATCAGATGCATTTGAATTTAAGCTTTCATGGCCTACTAGGGAAAAGTAAATAGACTATGGTATCTAGAGTCCTCCATTCTGTACCAGAACGGTCGAAGAGTCATCTTTCCTTACAGTAATAGGCAGACATTTCTCTTCTACAGCCGGAGGCTGTTGCATCTTTGAGTTGCTTTGttcataaaaaaacagcaaaactaCCACATTTAGGGGCCTGTTTATAATTTTGTGTAAAATCATAtacaacaacagaaaaatggtgtaaaatgattTCACAGCTAGATAAACATGTTGTATACAGCGATGTCTGGTGATTAGATGGTGACGTGTGGCGTATTTGAATGCAGTTTTTGAACCAAGAACCCAAAGACCAGAAAACAGCAGTTGATTTTATGAAAATTATATTAAGGGGGGTTGTGTATCAAAcataaaaagtccaaccagatttgaccttatttattattaaaaaggaatgatttaatcggattgggggaaAACTCAAGGTTTTTCCCGAAACACTAGATTTTTCGGCTTTTTGCAtgaaaagtccgattttttcagaatttttcctgaaatagtcagattttgaggctaattccagtgcaggatagggatctctcccattgagtttttttccaagaaaaattcgaagaaaaactcgaattgatttttttggcatttggactttattaaattaccccctaaatcTAAATTAGTATAATTAACTTTTACAATCAATTCTCAGGCACCTGCTATGACCTACATTGAGGAAGAATATGGAGCATGAACATAATGAAACATTACAGGAAGGTTTCTATCTCCTTGCATTATCCAGCGATGGAAAAGACAGTTGGCTAATTTTTATGGGACTGTTACTGATGTACCTCCTGACTGTGCTGGGAAACATGCTCATTGTTATACTTGTGAGTCTGGTATCCCAGCTTCacacccccatgtacttctttctgTGCAACCTGGCAGCCCAGGAcattatctttgtctctgctatCCTGCCAAAGTTGTTGGCCATCACAGTTACAGGGGACACAAATATTTCTTTCCATGGCTGCATAACACAGATCTTTATCTTAGCATTTTGTGTAGATTTTTTCCTATTGGCCACAATGGCTTACGACCGATATGTGGCTATTTGTATCCCTTTGCGTTACTACGTCATCATGAACCTAAGGATATGTGTCCTGCTGGTGACATCTTCATGGATTGTGTATGTCAGTAATGGAATTTGCTTCTCTTTGCTTTTATCTAATTTAACATTTTGCAAGTCACATGATctgcagtatttattttgtgatATTAAAAAAATCCTAGAACTTTCCTGCGGTAACATCACACATATAGAGAAAGTGATAACAGTTCAGGTGGTGTTAATGGGAATTCTTCCCCTTGTGCTAATCCTAACATCTTATATATGCATCATATATGCCATTCTGAAAATCAGATCATCAGACGCCAGGCTTAAGACGTTCTCCAGCTGTTCCTCTCATCTCACTGTTGTGTTACTGTTCTCTGGAACTGTCATCAGTTTGTACATGAATCAGGAGTCTGATGATAATCATGAACAAAAcaatctgcttcctctgttgtatGTCGGTCTCGTCCCAATGTTAAATCCATTAGTGTACAGCCTGAGAAATAAACAGGTTTGGTGGGCTTCAAAGATAGTATATGAAAAATTCAAGGGTCAGATGTTGAGCCTCTACAGCAACAAGCAAAAATTGAATTTACCAACAGTTTTGGTTTAAGAACAAATATTAGATTGCTACCTGTACATTATCTAAATATAGTATATAGCATTTTGAAGATTGGGTCCCCCCCACCTTTATTACTCATGAacaatattcaaatgtaaaaagtgttggggagcaaaacaagcatgaaaaatgttactggctGGGGCAAAATATGCAACGTGATTGGCCTTTAGTAACCCTTATGTGTACTGTCAGCCCACGGCAGACTCtaattggcagtacacctggtttttatgcaaccaaaacttgcctccaagcctggaattaaaaaaatatgcatctgctttgaggccactgggagaaaaatccaaggggttgcttGATAGCCTCAGGTTTGGGGATCCTTGTTGTAGATTATGAAGAGTCTTAATTTGTATCAGTAacccttaaatatatataatttatcagtTCATTTTACTACTTGTCCGAGAACTCATAACTGACACTTTACCCTATTAACATAAATCATTTTTCCCAAGAGCCCATTAGAAGTTCCTGTAACTGACcttgaaaaaaatgtcatttacatTCTTCAGATATAATGAGTATGATATGTATGATACTTTTGTGGAAAGGACAATAAAGCATTTtcgttggttaaaaaaaatgtcatttatgtaaaatataaatgtgttaaCAGTTAAAAAGTTTACtgtattttcaaaacaaacatacaaatgataaaaatgttaaataaatagtgctaatctgagacaatttgcaactgtgtAGGTTTATTGCTCattctttttgtggtttttgaactaATTTTTTTATCGGCAgttctctagtttggaatttcagcagctacagTATCTCATATTCAGGAACAACGGGATCGTCCAACATCATATCGTAGAGAAACAGCTTTTCAAAAGCCTGAAGGTTCACTTGATGGCATTTATAGtaggaaaaacacaaaaagaagggGTTTGTGGGAGTAAttcaaggctaagtaaaatacaTTAGTACATTGGAAATGCAACTGGTCTAGCCAAGTTAACTACAAACAAGAAAGGGGGTTTAATCAATGTGCATTCCCTGGTCCGCTGTTTCACTAGTAATTTGATTTTTCTAGTAGGAATATGAGTATAGATTTGTTTTTGATGGACTACTGTCATATATGTACCTATTGACTGTGCTTGCAACAGGATGGTTACAGTTACCTTGCTAATCGCTTGTTGCTAAACATTGCAGTCTTTACTTCTCTTATTTACCATGCCAAatagttcccaaactgtggagctACTCCCCCTTACGGGGTCCTGACAGAGGGCTAGTTAGGGTAGGATAAAGGGAGAATGCTTATTTGCTGTACAACTACTGGAAGCCTTATTTAATGGTCATTTATaaggattagtgatgagcaaaaaatttCAGCATAGTCAGTTCCGTgacaaatttccgtgtttcacgcTGGCGACAAATTTGGCGTCTTTTTCGTTTTGCGAGTAAtaaaatcaagttaaaaaaagtGAAGCATGCATAAGAAAATGATGCTCGTCAAAAGAAGGTGTCTTGCAAACGTTTTGCCATTTTGAGAATATTTTCGCAGTTTTGGTAATTTTTCGGGCATAGCGAAACATCTAAAATTCACACATAACTAATAGGGCTGCATCAAATACTTGTTGTTTTTTCAGATTTGGTTAGAAATCCAAAACCGAATTCTtaccctaatatgcatatttaagtttgacaaaaataaattaaaattaatcaTTTGTGAACCAAAAATTGTAGCAATCTGTTTCCAGAGCTTCAAAGTCACACACATTTAAGGTTTCTGAATTGGTTTGGCTAAACATGATTTGACTGATTTCTAATCCAGCACAAAATGCTCAGATGTTGCTGAATTCCAAACCCAGTCCTAGATTTGGTACATCCCCAGTTAATCAATGTGAGATTTAAAGATTTTATGCCCTAGATATTGATGGAACTATGGCCAAAGGTGGAGGGCCCAGACCAATTGTTTAAGTACCATCAACAGAATATCTTTAAATTAGGTCCTTAAATGAAAGTGTAAGTGCTACTTGATCAATTCTATCTTTTCCTATATAATCACATCTATATAttcatttgtgttaaaaaaaaaaaagtatattcacGCCATGTTGTTAAATGGATTCTGATCCTATCAACATTGCCATTGGCCAATTCATGCTTTGTACAAACACCAATTTGttacattataatataatttgcTGCAGAGAATTGCAAATCTACAGGATTTTCACTTGATCTGTTTAGTGTGATTCCCTGTACTGTATTCTTCCTGGGTAAtggttatttatacattttaacaagtTCTTTTGGGATTACACTGTCTTCTCTCGGGTTCACTAAACATTTAAATACCCTACTTCCCAAAAAGCTGCACTGACTGCACTGATGACTTGTTAAGGCTTAATGAAGCAGGATTCTCTTGTAAGTTGTTTCTGTTTAGAATCTGCTTTTCTGTTCTAATGCTCTCTTCTCCTTCATATCTTTCTATTGTTTATGCCTACCTTATATTTCtcttttatctatatatctatgttaAACTCTGCAAAATTCTCAGATAATCCAGTGCAAAATGCATTAGCATTCTGTGTGCATTATCTGATATGCCTTCTGTATAAATGATATTCTGCAGGCAGGGCTACCTACCGGTCAGGTGTACAAGCGATACAATAgcctaaatatttttgtatatagaTTTTCTCAAATGTAAAATTTTGCAATTGCATCACACTTACCCTACTAGTAAGATGGATTAATATGCCCCAGAAACAACTTGTATTTGATACTCAATCTGTTTTACCAATTCTGTTAAACCATGTCCTTCTCACAATTAAAATCTTCCTCACTACAACTCATTTCGGCCCAGTTGcaaacactggtcaaatttgcatttattaacGCTAATTTGGTGTTGAATCGGAGTAGAATGTTAATTTACGTCAAGAAAATATCAGAACGACAAATTCACAATCGTTTCATctctaattatattttttttatgccatCTTATGCCAAaactcttttttaaaaattggagtaACGCCATTTCACCGGTGTAATGCCATCTTTCTGAAATGTATTATTAACTCCAATAAAATGGAgttaaaaactccaaaaacttacatcaagggggttatttatcaaggtctgaaattatctcaatattggctgctacaaactccgatctaagccactctggtttttaacgcttatttattattacattttcccgaaaatttgctttgcagtaaaaactgagattttcacaattttttcggaggtttcacccgattttcacgattttttcgaagtgttcacccgaaacctcagatttttgcctgaagcCTCTGAAAATTTCGGGGTATGGCACgagacccagcacacatcaataaaatcattgggacttctcccattgacttatatgcaacatggACAGGTCTGTGATGCCGGGATTTTAGATTCAGAGTTttccagcctctgggtttaataaactccgaaaaattagtgaatttttaaaagcccgattttataaaaaaaaaatcacaaattttttgtgatttttgcattcggggcttatttattaacattattaacatgtatttatatagcgccaacatattgcgtagcactgtaaataaccccccaagtgacATAGAACTACAATTTAACACCAAAGTGTTCAAAACCACTGAAATCATAAAATGAATTAAGTCTTTTGTGAATATGACATTCTTTTTGCTCCAACAATATTACTTACTCTAATTTTAGTTAATTCCACTTATATGGACCCCCCCCAATAAGTTATATATAACAATAATGACTAGGAAAAGCAAATATagtattcagagcaagctcaccgaatttctttgttggcttcttccacaggtattctgtgtgtaatacccaatagttcaatgcattcagtagttgtggaacaaatccagggcagcaacttgtctgcaaagttctttattgggataatgagttacacaacatgtttcgggcccacgccctttatcaagtgtaaaaaggaacaaccaaaaacaatcatttataatctcatgtgactaccagcagtgcagtatgggtaaaagttttccattaactatttagtgttatacatcttaaagtgcattgtgcaactataactcccatatggctgcacacagttcatcatggataaaactttttcattaactatttagtgatatacatcttaaagtgcattgtgcaactataactcccatatggctgcacacagttcatcatagataaaactttttcattaactatttagtgatatacatcttaaaatgcattgtgcaattataactcccatatggctacacacagttcatcatagataaaacttttttcattaactatcagtgatatacatcttaaagtgcataatagagatttta
Above is a genomic segment from Xenopus laevis strain J_2021 chromosome 3L, Xenopus_laevis_v10.1, whole genome shotgun sequence containing:
- the LOC108710339 gene encoding olfactory receptor 1, which gives rise to MEHEHNETLQEGFYLLALSSDGKDSWLIFMGLLLMYLLTVLGNMLIVILVSLVSQLHTPMYFFLCNLAAQDIIFVSAILPKLLAITVTGDTNISFHGCITQIFILAFCVDFFLLATMAYDRYVAICIPLRYYVIMNLRICVLLVTSSWIVYVSNGICFSLLLSNLTFCKSHDLQYLFCDIKKILELSCGNITHIEKVITVQVVLMGILPLVLILTSYICIIYAILKIRSSDARLKTFSSCSSHLTVVLLFSGTVISLYMNQESDDNHEQNNLLPLLYVGLVPMLNPLVYSLRNKQVWWASKIVYEKFKGQMLSLYSNKQKLNLPTVLV